A window from Bordetella petrii encodes these proteins:
- a CDS encoding crotonase/enoyl-CoA hydratase family protein, protein MSDLLHYEQDDDGVVVLTLDHPETRNALTGSGMVDALLQACARIEADATVRVVIVTASGRVFSSGGNINDMQRQIGPEVGGTALRQEYRHGIQRLPMAFHALEVPTIAAVNGPAIGAGCDLACMCDLRIAAEQASFAESFVKLGIVPGDGGAWFLPRLIGMARAAEMSFTGDAIDAATALEWGLVSRVVPAGELLPQARALAQRIAANSPDAVRLTKRLLREGQHTRLDTLLELSAAYQSLAHKTPEHARAVADFAARRAARKS, encoded by the coding sequence ATGAGCGACTTACTGCACTACGAACAGGACGACGACGGCGTCGTCGTATTGACGCTGGACCACCCCGAAACCCGCAACGCCCTGACCGGCAGCGGCATGGTCGATGCCTTGCTGCAGGCCTGCGCGCGCATCGAGGCCGATGCCACGGTGCGCGTTGTCATCGTCACGGCCAGCGGACGCGTGTTTTCGTCGGGCGGCAATATCAACGACATGCAGCGCCAGATCGGGCCCGAGGTCGGCGGCACCGCGCTGCGGCAGGAATACCGGCACGGCATCCAGCGCCTGCCCATGGCCTTCCATGCCCTGGAGGTGCCGACCATTGCCGCGGTCAACGGGCCGGCAATCGGAGCGGGCTGCGACCTGGCCTGTATGTGCGATCTGCGCATCGCGGCCGAGCAGGCCAGCTTTGCCGAAAGCTTTGTCAAGCTGGGCATCGTGCCCGGCGATGGCGGCGCCTGGTTCCTGCCGCGCCTGATCGGCATGGCGCGCGCGGCCGAAATGTCGTTCACGGGCGACGCCATCGACGCGGCCACGGCCCTGGAATGGGGGCTGGTGTCGCGCGTGGTGCCGGCCGGCGAACTGCTGCCGCAGGCGCGCGCGCTGGCGCAGCGCATAGCCGCGAACTCGCCCGATGCGGTCCGGCTGACCAAGCGCCTGCTGCGCGAAGGCCAGCACACCCGCCTGGACACCCTGCTGGAACTGTCGGCGGCCTATCAATCGCTGGCGCACAAGACGCCGGAGCACGCCCGCGCCGTGGCCGATTTCGCCGCGCGCCGCGCCGCCCGCAAGAGCTGA